Proteins from a genomic interval of Sulfurospirillum oryzae:
- a CDS encoding DUF4442 domain-containing protein, whose amino-acid sequence MNVLEIPFVQKVGLSRNRDGYLTLPLNKSNENHIQTVHASAQFTLAETLSGEALQKMFPHLSGHVVPILRESEIKFKKPATGEIYGLAHIDNAMKEKFEEQLAKKGRAYISVDVEIKDTNEIVTCSGRFDWFIQKIN is encoded by the coding sequence ATGAATGTGTTAGAAATACCATTTGTCCAAAAAGTAGGGTTAAGCCGTAATCGTGATGGCTATTTAACATTACCACTGAATAAAAGCAATGAAAACCATATCCAAACCGTTCATGCAAGCGCACAATTTACACTTGCTGAAACCCTTAGTGGTGAGGCGTTGCAGAAGATGTTTCCACATCTTTCTGGTCATGTAGTGCCTATTTTAAGAGAATCAGAGATAAAATTCAAAAAACCAGCGACAGGTGAGATTTATGGTTTGGCGCACATTGACAATGCCATGAAAGAAAAATTTGAAGAGCAATTGGCAAAAAAAGGTCGCGCATATATCAGCGTTGACGTGGAGATAAAAGATACCAATGAGATTGTAACCTGCTCAGGACGATTTGACTGGTTTATTCAAAAAATAAATTAA
- a CDS encoding pyridoxal phosphate-dependent aminotransferase, which yields MRCKEMSSFIVMDIVKEAEKFPDSIHFEIGQPDLPPSPNVKKALHVSIDENRFSYTQSHGLIALREKIAQHYALTYNVKIDIDQIFLTPGTSGAFLIAYALTLKGEATLGLSDPSYPCYKNFAHLLDIKPQFMPIGKEDNFELHVKDLKSHELDALQISSPANPTGNIYTKENLKELVEYCEAHNIAFISDELYHGLTYEENAHSALEFGKNVLVINGFSKYYCMPGQRLGWVIVPKEQVRHAEIVAQNLFISAPTLSQYGALEAFDESYLTTIKAEFKARRDFLYAELSQLFEIDAKPEGAFYIWANISKYSDDSFAFAKELLENIHVATTPGIDFGSNGTNHYLRFAYTRSIEHMSEGVQRLRDYLHKRGTQR from the coding sequence ATGCGTTGCAAAGAAATGAGCTCTTTTATTGTCATGGACATTGTCAAAGAGGCTGAAAAGTTTCCAGATAGTATTCATTTTGAGATCGGACAGCCCGACCTTCCACCCTCTCCTAATGTTAAAAAAGCGTTACATGTAAGCATTGATGAGAACCGATTTTCCTACACGCAAAGCCACGGTTTAATTGCTTTACGTGAAAAAATTGCACAGCATTACGCTTTAACCTACAATGTAAAAATAGACATCGACCAAATCTTCTTAACGCCGGGAACCAGCGGTGCATTTTTAATCGCTTATGCCCTTACACTTAAAGGCGAAGCAACGCTAGGACTAAGTGATCCCTCGTACCCGTGTTACAAAAATTTTGCACATCTTCTTGACATCAAACCTCAGTTTATGCCCATCGGTAAAGAGGATAATTTTGAGTTACATGTAAAGGATTTGAAATCACATGAGCTAGATGCTCTGCAAATCTCTTCGCCTGCCAATCCAACGGGAAATATCTACACCAAAGAAAATCTCAAAGAACTCGTTGAGTACTGCGAAGCCCATAACATAGCGTTTATCTCCGATGAGCTTTACCATGGTCTGACCTACGAAGAAAATGCGCACAGTGCGCTTGAATTTGGAAAAAATGTTTTGGTTATCAATGGCTTTTCCAAATACTACTGTATGCCTGGTCAGCGCTTGGGTTGGGTGATTGTCCCCAAAGAGCAAGTACGCCATGCCGAGATCGTCGCACAAAACCTTTTTATCTCAGCACCCACACTGAGCCAATACGGAGCACTTGAAGCCTTTGATGAAAGCTACCTTACAACCATCAAAGCCGAATTCAAAGCCCGCCGCGACTTCTTATACGCTGAACTCTCACAACTTTTTGAGATCGACGCGAAACCAGAAGGTGCTTTTTACATCTGGGCAAACATCTCAAAGTACTCCGATGATAGCTTTGCTTTTGCTAAAGAGCTTTTGGAAAACATCCACGTCGCAACGACACCGGGCATCGACTTTGGAAGCAATGGCACAAATCACTACCTTCGCTTTGCTTACACAAGAAGTATTGAGCACATGAGCGAAGGTGTGCAGAGGCTCAGGGATTATTTGCACAAAAGAGGAACGCAACGATGA
- a CDS encoding CobW family GTP-binding protein: MADVVVDENLAFAPLPVTLLTGFLGAGKTTLINYLLEHNKNERIAIIENEFGAVNVDGALLKKDADVEIVELSNGCVCCSIRGELTQALHELLAKIDSGTFKADRLLLETTGLADPAPIVQAFFVDEIIRERIMLDAVITLVDSIHIIKQLDEHRVAASQIGFADRIILTKADSIDEAQKEIVLSRINAINAKAEIFEAFQGALPKEIWIGIGAFDLSDSLHVNQGFYQAKDVQNIQFKSFSTKKQTHSWSDDITSYVFEAGELDIKKIGAFMENLVEIYGNDMLRYKGVLAVDSDERRLIVQGVHKVVGFDFGAPFEGERKSLLVVIGRYLPYEDLKTEFLQTIAS, translated from the coding sequence ATGGCGGACGTTGTTGTTGATGAGAATCTAGCTTTTGCACCTCTTCCTGTCACGCTTTTGACAGGTTTTTTAGGCGCAGGTAAGACGACGCTCATCAACTACCTTTTAGAACACAACAAAAATGAACGCATTGCTATCATCGAAAATGAGTTTGGCGCTGTTAATGTTGATGGAGCATTGCTTAAAAAAGATGCCGATGTGGAAATTGTTGAACTGAGCAATGGCTGTGTTTGTTGTAGCATCAGAGGCGAGTTAACCCAAGCACTTCACGAATTGCTTGCAAAAATAGACTCTGGCACGTTTAAAGCCGATCGCCTGCTTTTAGAAACAACCGGACTGGCTGATCCTGCACCCATCGTTCAAGCTTTTTTTGTTGATGAGATTATTCGTGAGCGCATCATGCTTGATGCGGTTATAACGCTCGTGGACAGTATTCATATCATCAAGCAACTTGATGAACACCGTGTTGCCGCTTCTCAAATCGGCTTTGCCGATCGTATCATCCTTACCAAAGCTGATAGCATCGATGAAGCACAAAAAGAGATCGTTCTCTCTCGCATCAATGCTATTAACGCAAAAGCCGAAATTTTTGAAGCCTTTCAGGGTGCTTTACCCAAAGAGATTTGGATAGGCATTGGGGCGTTTGATCTGAGTGATTCTTTACATGTAAACCAAGGTTTCTACCAAGCTAAAGATGTTCAAAACATCCAGTTTAAAAGCTTTAGCACCAAAAAGCAGACACACTCTTGGAGCGATGACATCACCTCTTATGTCTTTGAAGCAGGTGAGCTTGACATCAAAAAAATCGGTGCATTTATGGAAAATCTTGTCGAAATATACGGCAACGATATGCTACGTTACAAAGGTGTCCTTGCGGTGGATAGTGATGAACGCCGTTTAATCGTTCAAGGTGTCCACAAAGTTGTTGGTTTCGACTTTGGAGCCCCTTTTGAGGGTGAGCGCAAATCTTTACTTGTCGTCATTGGTCGTTATCTTCCTTACGAAGATCTCAAAACCGAGTTTCTCCAAACCATAGCTTCGTAA
- a CDS encoding YbdD/YjiX family protein codes for MFENLAKAGKYLGQAARLMVGMPDYDTYVQHIRLTHPEQTPMSYEEFYRERVEARYGGKNGGRCC; via the coding sequence ATGTTTGAAAATCTTGCGAAAGCGGGTAAATATTTGGGTCAAGCCGCACGTTTGATGGTCGGTATGCCTGATTATGATACGTATGTACAACATATCCGTCTCACACATCCTGAACAAACACCTATGAGTTATGAAGAATTTTACAGAGAGCGTGTTGAAGCACGATATGGAGGCAAAAATGGCGGACGTTGTTGTTGA
- the cstA gene encoding pyruvate/proton symporter CstA: MSTNSTSSSTKIAWLFVAILGAFAFGYIALNRGESINAMWVLTASVCVYLIGYRFYSLYIADKVLKVDATRMTPAFRHNDGLDYVPTNKVILFGHHFAAIAGAGPLVGPVLAAQMGYLPSMLWILIGVVIAGAVQDYMVLFVSTRRDGKSLGELVKTEMGTIPGVIALIACFMIMIIILAVLAMVVVKALTHSPWGTFTVAFTIPLAFFMGIYLRFIRPGRILEASVFGIAGLIFGIILGGQVAESPTWSVYFDLSGVALTWALVTYGFIAAVLPVWLLLAPRDYLSTFLKIGAIVGLAIGIVIMMPNMQMPAVTKYAFDGHGPVWAGSLFPFLFITIACGAVSGFHALISSGTTPKMLANETQARMIGYGGMLMESFVAMMALISASIIDPGVYFAMNSPMGALNPTGLADIAAAASTTVSNWGFVITPDILTQIAAEVGEKSIISRAGGAPTLAVGMAKIIHQALGGLGSMSFWYHFAILFEALFILTAVDAGTRAARFMLQDLLGLINPNLKKTNSLFANLLATALVVASWGYFLYVGVVDPLGGINTLWPLFGITNQMLAAIALMLCTVVLFKMKQQAFAWVSIVPATWLVICTMSAGWLKAFSSDPAVSFFAKANQLQALLASGNFKPNAVFKSQASVEQVIFNNQLDGVLILGFMVVVVAMIGFTVQACLKALKSDQPTTNEVPYAPMPANAEAIISGTAH; encoded by the coding sequence ATGTCGACAAACAGTACAAGCTCTTCAACGAAGATAGCTTGGTTATTTGTAGCCATTTTGGGTGCTTTTGCATTTGGTTATATTGCATTAAATCGGGGTGAATCGATTAATGCCATGTGGGTATTAACAGCATCAGTATGTGTCTATTTGATTGGATACCGCTTCTACAGCCTTTACATTGCAGATAAGGTTTTAAAAGTTGATGCTACACGTATGACGCCAGCATTTCGTCATAATGATGGACTTGATTATGTTCCAACGAACAAAGTCATTCTCTTTGGTCATCACTTTGCGGCAATCGCAGGTGCTGGTCCACTCGTTGGACCTGTTTTAGCAGCTCAAATGGGTTACCTACCGAGTATGCTTTGGATCTTAATCGGTGTTGTTATAGCAGGTGCTGTACAAGACTATATGGTTCTCTTTGTTTCCACAAGACGCGATGGTAAATCACTTGGTGAGCTTGTTAAAACAGAGATGGGAACCATTCCTGGTGTTATTGCTTTGATCGCTTGTTTTATGATCATGATCATTATCTTAGCGGTTCTTGCAATGGTTGTTGTTAAAGCACTTACACACAGTCCTTGGGGAACCTTTACAGTAGCATTTACTATCCCATTAGCATTCTTTATGGGCATCTACCTCCGCTTTATTCGCCCAGGTCGTATTCTTGAAGCTTCTGTTTTTGGTATTGCTGGTCTTATCTTTGGAATTATCCTAGGTGGACAAGTAGCAGAAAGCCCAACATGGTCAGTTTACTTTGATCTTAGCGGTGTTGCCTTAACATGGGCATTGGTTACCTATGGTTTCATAGCTGCTGTACTTCCTGTATGGCTTCTTTTGGCACCTCGTGATTACCTTTCTACTTTCTTAAAAATTGGCGCGATTGTTGGTTTAGCAATTGGTATTGTTATTATGATGCCAAATATGCAAATGCCTGCTGTCACAAAATATGCTTTTGACGGTCATGGACCAGTATGGGCAGGTAGTTTGTTCCCATTCTTGTTTATTACCATTGCATGTGGTGCCGTGTCTGGTTTCCACGCCCTCATCTCTTCAGGTACAACACCAAAAATGCTTGCTAATGAGACACAAGCACGTATGATCGGTTATGGCGGTATGCTTATGGAATCATTCGTTGCGATGATGGCGCTCATTTCAGCTTCTATTATTGATCCAGGTGTTTACTTTGCAATGAACAGCCCAATGGGCGCACTTAACCCAACAGGTTTAGCGGACATTGCAGCAGCAGCTTCTACAACCGTTAGCAATTGGGGATTTGTAATTACTCCAGATATTCTCACTCAAATTGCAGCAGAAGTTGGCGAGAAAAGTATTATTTCTCGTGCTGGTGGTGCTCCTACACTTGCGGTTGGTATGGCTAAAATCATCCACCAAGCACTTGGCGGACTGGGTTCCATGTCTTTCTGGTACCACTTCGCGATTCTATTTGAAGCTCTTTTCATCTTGACTGCGGTTGATGCTGGAACTCGTGCAGCGCGTTTTATGTTGCAAGATCTACTAGGACTTATCAATCCAAACTTGAAAAAAACAAACTCTTTGTTTGCAAACTTACTTGCAACAGCACTCGTTGTTGCTTCATGGGGTTACTTCCTCTATGTGGGCGTTGTTGATCCATTAGGCGGTATTAATACCTTATGGCCACTCTTTGGTATTACAAACCAAATGCTTGCCGCAATCGCATTGATGCTTTGTACTGTGGTTCTTTTCAAAATGAAACAACAAGCCTTTGCTTGGGTTTCTATTGTTCCAGCGACATGGTTGGTTATTTGTACGATGAGTGCAGGTTGGTTAAAAGCATTTAGCTCTGACCCAGCGGTAAGCTTCTTTGCTAAAGCAAACCAACTTCAAGCACTTCTTGCAAGTGGTAACTTTAAACCCAATGCGGTCTTTAAATCTCAAGCATCTGTTGAACAAGTCATTTTTAACAACCAACTTGATGGTGTTTTGATTCTTGGTTTTATGGTCGTTGTTGTTGCAATGATTGGCTTTACGGTACAAGCGTGCCTTAAAGCACTTAAATCTGATCAACCTACAACAAATGAAGTCCCTTATGCTCCAATGCCTGCAAATGCAGAAGCAATCATAAGCGGTACAGCACACTAA
- a CDS encoding aldo/keto reductase, with the protein MRFTHATPEATYGFAKRFSHYKDFYARHNGLIFSKLGFGTFKKEPYKEENYTFDYKDALKSAIQGGVNVIDTAINYRYQQSEREIGEVLEELFDKGDVKREELIICSKGGFVPLDFPFPENPYAWIHEHIIQKGLASPEEIELDQHCMSPAFLQDSLERSLKNLHVKCLDIYFLHNPETQLTKIGYDQFLKKLEEIFACFETMVSEGKIKAYGLAVWNAFTYEEGNSEYIRLEDVYDVACRVGGANHHFKYIQLPFNIAKTHAYSVPNQKMRDGNYYTPLQVAHKLGLGVMSSTSLLQMHLFQKPFKPEIGFLLDSKMELQSDVQLALQFVRSTRGIVTSLFSSSKSEHVRSNLGIATINATNSAKYNLLYKVER; encoded by the coding sequence ATGCGTTTTACTCATGCAACACCTGAAGCAACTTATGGTTTTGCCAAACGTTTTTCACATTATAAAGACTTTTATGCAAGGCATAATGGGCTTATCTTCTCCAAGCTTGGTTTTGGAACCTTCAAAAAAGAGCCTTACAAAGAAGAAAATTATACATTTGACTATAAAGATGCCTTAAAGAGTGCCATACAAGGCGGTGTGAATGTCATTGACACTGCCATAAACTACCGTTATCAACAAAGTGAACGTGAGATCGGCGAAGTGCTAGAAGAACTTTTTGACAAGGGTGATGTAAAGCGCGAAGAGTTGATCATCTGTTCCAAAGGTGGCTTTGTCCCACTTGATTTTCCTTTTCCTGAAAATCCTTATGCGTGGATTCATGAGCATATTATTCAAAAAGGTTTGGCAAGTCCTGAAGAGATCGAGCTTGATCAACATTGTATGAGTCCTGCTTTTTTACAAGACTCGTTGGAACGCTCTTTAAAAAACTTACATGTAAAGTGTTTGGATATCTACTTTTTGCACAATCCAGAGACCCAACTGACTAAAATAGGCTACGACCAGTTTCTCAAAAAGCTTGAAGAGATCTTTGCATGTTTTGAAACGATGGTCAGTGAGGGAAAAATCAAAGCGTATGGTTTAGCGGTTTGGAACGCTTTTACTTATGAAGAAGGCAATAGCGAGTACATTCGCCTTGAAGATGTCTACGATGTCGCTTGTCGTGTAGGCGGCGCTAATCATCATTTTAAGTACATCCAGCTTCCTTTTAACATTGCTAAAACCCATGCATACAGTGTACCAAACCAAAAGATGCGCGATGGCAACTACTACACACCTCTGCAGGTAGCGCACAAGCTAGGGCTTGGTGTGATGAGTAGCACGTCATTGTTGCAGATGCACCTTTTTCAAAAACCTTTTAAGCCTGAAATCGGTTTTCTTTTGGATTCCAAGATGGAGCTGCAAAGCGATGTTCAGCTTGCCCTTCAGTTTGTACGCTCAACTAGGGGTATTGTAACTTCGTTGTTTAGTTCAAGTAAAAGTGAACATGTAAGGAGCAATCTAGGCATTGCTACGATAAATGCCACCAACAGTGCCAAATACAATCTTCTATACAAAGTGGAGCGATAA
- a CDS encoding L-aspartate oxidase: MTYDVIVIGSGIAGLMAAIEAKSEHNSVAIITKSNIFKSNSSVASGGINAVLDENDEAEIQKHIDDTMKSSKDLGDSKAISYLCHQAPLIIKKLVKYGVAFDRDENGKILQRSFGGGSSKRTCFVGDSTGSAITQALIKKAKLVGVEFLVNHFVMDITKIEEYVSGVVALKKLDSTVTVYPAKAVVFAGGGYAGIYRGFSTNAQDCTGDLLSVALRAGLSLKDMEFVQFHPTGFAKTSYLVSEAARGEGGHLVNSDGERFVNELGTRDVLARAIFEQMRAGKKVYLDMRHIPKDVLETRIPSLYKSAYNQVGIDLSDELLEIKPVAHYSMGGIASSMTKSEIKGLFICGESAALGVHGANRLGGNSLLEGAVFGELAGKKARKYAFNKEFLPIDYNVVIKNMNLVQRIFDGDCSKNFNAMRISVGKIMFDKAGIFRNESSLQEAFDYMKYLRLESNTLHCIDKSKHNNVELISILELRNALELSEAIILCAMQRKESRGAHFREDFAFTSKEGNRHVLIKELQKGFFKVHYEESGLTKWLKKILT, encoded by the coding sequence ATGACGTACGATGTAATTGTAATAGGCTCAGGCATCGCAGGTCTCATGGCGGCGATCGAGGCAAAGAGTGAACACAACAGTGTTGCTATCATCACTAAAAGCAATATTTTTAAATCCAACAGTTCGGTTGCGAGTGGGGGTATCAATGCTGTTTTAGATGAAAATGATGAAGCTGAAATTCAAAAACACATTGACGATACGATGAAAAGCTCGAAAGATCTTGGCGATAGTAAGGCTATTAGTTATCTTTGCCATCAAGCACCGTTGATTATTAAAAAACTTGTTAAGTATGGTGTTGCGTTTGATCGTGATGAAAATGGCAAGATACTGCAGAGAAGTTTTGGTGGCGGTAGCTCGAAACGTACTTGTTTTGTGGGCGATAGCACGGGGTCAGCCATCACTCAAGCATTGATTAAAAAAGCAAAATTGGTAGGTGTTGAGTTTTTAGTCAATCACTTTGTGATGGACATCACTAAGATTGAAGAGTATGTGAGTGGTGTGGTTGCACTTAAAAAATTAGACTCAACAGTAACCGTTTATCCTGCAAAAGCAGTGGTGTTTGCAGGCGGTGGGTATGCGGGAATTTACAGGGGTTTTAGCACCAATGCCCAAGACTGCACAGGAGATCTTTTAAGCGTAGCGCTTCGTGCTGGTTTAAGTCTTAAAGATATGGAATTTGTGCAGTTTCACCCCACAGGTTTTGCTAAAACAAGCTACCTCGTCTCTGAGGCAGCAAGGGGAGAGGGTGGACATCTAGTCAACTCTGATGGAGAACGTTTTGTCAATGAACTAGGCACTCGCGATGTCCTTGCACGTGCCATTTTTGAACAGATGAGAGCGGGAAAAAAAGTCTATCTTGACATGCGTCATATCCCCAAAGACGTCCTAGAGACACGTATTCCTTCGTTGTATAAAAGTGCTTATAACCAAGTAGGCATTGATCTATCAGATGAGCTTTTAGAGATCAAACCTGTGGCACATTACAGTATGGGAGGTATTGCCTCTTCGATGACAAAAAGTGAAATTAAAGGGCTTTTTATCTGCGGAGAGAGCGCAGCTCTTGGTGTTCATGGCGCTAATCGTTTGGGTGGAAATTCGCTTTTAGAAGGCGCCGTTTTTGGAGAACTCGCAGGGAAAAAAGCGAGAAAGTATGCTTTTAATAAAGAGTTTTTACCCATTGATTATAACGTGGTGATTAAAAATATGAATTTGGTACAGCGCATTTTTGATGGAGATTGTTCCAAGAATTTCAATGCAATGCGCATCTCTGTGGGGAAAATAATGTTTGATAAAGCGGGCATTTTTCGTAATGAAAGCTCCTTACAAGAAGCATTTGATTACATGAAATACCTTCGCCTTGAGTCCAATACGCTTCACTGCATCGACAAAAGCAAGCACAATAACGTTGAACTTATCTCAATTTTAGAACTTAGAAATGCGCTTGAACTCTCTGAAGCAATCATTCTTTGTGCTATGCAAAGAAAAGAGAGCAGAGGGGCTCATTTTAGAGAAGACTTTGCCTTTACAAGTAAAGAGGGAAATCGTCATGTTCTTATTAAAGAACTTCAAAAAGGGTTTTTTAAAGTGCATTACGAAGAGAGTGGATTGACCAAGTGGCTCAAGAAAATTTTAACATAA
- the nifT gene encoding putative nitrogen fixation protein NifT, protein MAKVMLREENGEICFYIAKKDMEETITEIEFNSEEKWGGEVVLSNGETWWIQPNPKKLPKEEVCKKLSD, encoded by the coding sequence ATGGCAAAAGTAATGCTTCGAGAAGAAAATGGAGAAATTTGTTTTTATATCGCTAAAAAAGACATGGAAGAGACTATCACTGAAATTGAGTTTAACAGTGAAGAGAAGTGGGGCGGTGAAGTAGTGCTGAGTAATGGTGAGACATGGTGGATTCAACCAAATCCTAAAAAACTCCCTAAAGAAGAGGTCTGCAAGAAGTTGTCTGATTAA
- a CDS encoding sigma 54-interacting transcriptional regulator yields MVPFEAKCGDCLTTRELMTLYETATVVSNSLDLVASLEKALQILKNRLHLEKCVIHTLSEENLLTVYACIDFSKHQKELATYKLGEGVTGFAAESKEPVVIENLHNDMMFLNKSGNRDQNALSYIAVPMLVDQEVIGVLGASITKTTAIDFESTIRVLTILSSIFAQSIRSHDINLKEKERLKELKLYYKMEWDSKVHNFGDIIGESPKMKSVYNVVERIAESNVTVLVRGETGTGKELVAAAIHKRSKRREEPFVKLNCAAITDTLIESELFGHEKGAFTDAKEARKGRFELADGGTLFLDEIGDISSSAQVKLLRVLQEREFERVGGSKTIKVNVRLVAATNRNLEEMVKNGTFREDLYYRLNVIPIDLPPLRERGNDIALLVNFFLQKSMNNHKKRVIITDEAMDILCQYTWPGNVRELENTVERIVLMGNEYGISADEMLLLLPAFNQKLMCQRRIMSEEE; encoded by the coding sequence ATGGTTCCATTTGAAGCTAAGTGTGGGGATTGCCTTACCACTAGAGAACTTATGACACTCTACGAGACAGCAACAGTCGTTTCTAACTCGTTAGATTTAGTCGCTTCACTCGAAAAAGCATTACAGATTTTAAAAAATAGATTGCATTTAGAAAAATGTGTCATACATACGCTGAGTGAAGAAAATCTTTTAACGGTTTACGCCTGTATTGATTTTAGCAAGCACCAAAAAGAGCTTGCGACTTATAAGTTAGGTGAGGGTGTGACAGGCTTTGCAGCGGAAAGCAAAGAACCTGTTGTGATTGAAAATTTACATAACGATATGATGTTTCTAAACAAATCAGGTAATCGTGACCAAAATGCACTCTCTTACATCGCGGTTCCTATGTTGGTTGATCAAGAAGTCATTGGTGTTTTGGGGGCAAGTATCACTAAAACAACAGCGATTGATTTTGAAAGTACGATTCGTGTTTTGACTATTTTAAGCTCTATTTTTGCACAGTCTATCAGGTCGCATGACATCAATCTCAAAGAAAAAGAGCGCCTTAAAGAGCTCAAACTTTACTATAAAATGGAGTGGGACTCAAAAGTGCACAATTTTGGTGATATTATCGGTGAGAGCCCAAAAATGAAGAGTGTTTATAACGTTGTTGAGCGTATTGCTGAAAGCAATGTGACGGTTTTAGTACGGGGTGAAACAGGAACGGGAAAAGAGCTTGTAGCCGCAGCGATTCATAAGCGCTCAAAGCGTCGTGAAGAGCCATTTGTTAAACTGAACTGTGCTGCCATTACCGATACACTCATTGAAAGTGAACTTTTTGGGCATGAAAAAGGGGCGTTTACCGATGCCAAAGAGGCACGCAAAGGACGCTTTGAACTTGCCGATGGTGGAACACTCTTTTTGGATGAAATCGGCGATATCTCATCCTCTGCCCAAGTCAAGCTTTTGCGCGTTTTACAAGAGCGGGAGTTTGAGCGTGTAGGTGGAAGCAAGACCATCAAGGTCAATGTCAGGCTGGTTGCCGCAACGAATAGAAACCTTGAAGAAATGGTGAAAAACGGCACGTTTAGAGAAGATCTTTACTACCGTCTTAACGTCATTCCCATAGATTTACCTCCACTTCGTGAACGTGGTAATGACATTGCGCTTTTGGTCAATTTCTTTTTGCAAAAATCAATGAACAATCATAAAAAAAGAGTCATCATTACCGATGAAGCAATGGATATACTCTGCCAATACACATGGCCTGGCAATGTTCGTGAGCTTGAAAATACGGTTGAGCGTATCGTGCTTATGGGTAATGAATATGGCATTAGTGCCGACGAAATGTTACTTTTACTTCCAGCCTTTAACCAAAAATTAATGTGTCAAAGAAGGATCATGAGTGAAGAAGAGTGA
- a CDS encoding SIR2 family protein — protein MKKSELEARIKEGSLIPFLGMGVFKETKTEEGEQLPFDSDSMILRLNGGRAMSPRLMYEYSRAAMSLEQRKGRPFIEQMTHHIFTAKPYPIPEVYVWLKTLMPHYVVDLNLDDSLLKLYADVDHFLITGVSRIMAGYDRFIVYMYTSSTKAYHRVEKEMLNPMIPILFKPLGCTVPEKSFIISDADFVDWLTEAMGGYALPPFLKTFKNEKSYLFLGIDFDRDTYRMVANEVTLGLDGGYLVNDKKEMSKKEEKFLTSHKIEKLETSLESFLKGA, from the coding sequence GTGAAGAAGAGTGAATTAGAAGCACGCATTAAAGAAGGTAGTTTAATTCCTTTTCTAGGGATGGGTGTCTTTAAAGAGACCAAAACAGAAGAGGGGGAGCAACTTCCATTTGATAGCGACTCGATGATTTTGCGTCTTAATGGCGGAAGGGCGATGTCGCCTCGCTTGATGTATGAATACTCGCGTGCGGCGATGAGCCTAGAACAGCGCAAAGGGCGACCTTTTATTGAGCAGATGACACATCATATCTTTACAGCAAAACCTTACCCAATTCCTGAAGTGTACGTGTGGCTTAAAACCTTGATGCCACACTATGTGGTCGATCTTAACCTTGATGATTCACTTCTTAAGCTTTACGCGGATGTTGATCACTTTTTGATTACAGGGGTGAGCCGCATTATGGCTGGGTATGATCGTTTTATTGTTTACATGTACACTTCTTCCACTAAAGCGTATCATCGCGTTGAAAAAGAGATGTTAAATCCCATGATTCCCATTCTTTTCAAACCCTTAGGATGCACTGTTCCTGAAAAAAGCTTTATTATTAGCGATGCTGACTTTGTCGATTGGTTGACTGAAGCGATGGGCGGTTACGCACTTCCACCGTTTCTCAAAACCTTTAAAAATGAAAAAAGCTACCTTTTTTTAGGGATTGATTTTGATCGCGATACGTATCGTATGGTGGCAAATGAAGTCACACTTGGCTTGGATGGTGGCTATTTAGTGAATGATAAAAAAGAGATGAGTAAAAAAGAGGAGAAGTTTCTAACGTCTCATAAAATTGAAAAGTTAGAAACTTCATTAGAAAGTTTTTTAAAGGGTGCCTAA
- a CDS encoding class II SORL domain-containing protein, with amino-acid sequence MPKINRYVDIDTVEREARKDYIDRHSPFITCASTAKQNAPFKITVKVGNAYTHPDDFDHYIANVQLYNADVLLARADFISGTLGGQDKKGQAEVTFSIVPSGKKLTLVAQSYCTKHGVWESEPVEVTVEE; translated from the coding sequence ATGCCAAAAATCAATCGTTACGTTGACATCGATACTGTTGAGAGAGAAGCACGAAAAGATTATATTGATAGACACTCTCCGTTCATTACCTGTGCTAGCACTGCTAAACAAAATGCACCTTTTAAAATTACCGTAAAAGTTGGCAATGCCTATACACACCCTGATGATTTTGATCACTACATCGCAAATGTACAACTTTATAATGCAGATGTGCTTTTAGCACGTGCTGATTTTATTTCAGGAACTCTTGGAGGACAAGACAAAAAAGGACAAGCAGAAGTTACGTTTAGCATCGTTCCAAGCGGTAAAAAACTAACGCTTGTTGCGCAAAGCTACTGCACAAAACACGGTGTTTGGGAAAGCGAACCTGTCGAAGTGACTGTCGAAGAATAA